In the genome of Mycobacterium kansasii ATCC 12478, one region contains:
- a CDS encoding anthrone oxygenase family protein — MSASSDISFPRNDTDTAGASNRKAPGLLESASAYLAVLFSGLFAGFLITVAVLESSLRGAGASVYAQVRLIELDRLGGLAAVLLVPAIAAATALTLYMVRRRGRGGRWVLVALLMLLTATAISAAVSVPINNAQQGWSVLVPPSDWSGVRDRWQLAHAARTTAATLAFVLLTVVTTAPRFQMRRTTS; from the coding sequence ATGTCGGCCTCATCCGATATCTCCTTCCCGCGCAACGACACCGACACTGCCGGTGCCTCGAATCGAAAAGCGCCAGGGCTGCTTGAGTCAGCGTCGGCTTACCTCGCGGTGCTCTTCAGCGGACTTTTCGCCGGTTTCCTGATCACGGTGGCGGTCCTCGAAAGCAGTTTGCGTGGTGCCGGGGCGTCGGTGTACGCCCAGGTCCGGCTGATCGAGCTCGACCGGCTTGGCGGCCTTGCCGCAGTGCTGCTGGTGCCCGCGATCGCGGCCGCAACGGCGTTGACGCTGTATATGGTTCGGCGACGTGGCCGCGGCGGCCGGTGGGTGCTGGTGGCGCTGCTGATGCTACTGACGGCGACTGCGATCAGCGCAGCAGTCAGCGTCCCGATCAACAACGCGCAACAAGGTTGGTCGGTGCTGGTGCCGCCGAGCGACTGGTCGGGCGTGCGCGACCGCTGGCAGCTCGCCCATGCTGCGCGCACCACCGCCGCCACCCTGGCGTTTGTGCTGCTGACCGTGGTGACAACGGCGCCCCGTTTCCAAATGCGAAGGACGACATCATGA
- a CDS encoding NAD(P)-dependent oxidoreductase encodes MNLVIFGANGQTGRLVTALALAAGHRVTAVTRRPREFPIAGHGLTVAGADARDAAAVSLIVRGADAVVSVLGVSFTRERVDTYSVGTRAIVDAMRGAGVPRLIVVSSTAAHPSRRRAAPISIRLIEPIITRTIGKTVYDDIRRMESIVRGSRLDWTIVRPSGLFDLPAPTHYLSGDIEPVGAFTARVDLADYLVALTADSSAVGKTVVVSTTEDTPSVWQMIRREASSGNAPRPADLPTRRTGAERA; translated from the coding sequence ATGAATCTGGTGATCTTCGGGGCGAACGGCCAGACGGGTCGTCTCGTGACCGCTCTGGCATTGGCGGCGGGGCACCGCGTCACCGCCGTGACCCGCCGCCCTCGCGAATTTCCGATCGCTGGGCACGGGTTGACCGTGGCCGGCGCCGATGCGCGGGACGCGGCCGCGGTCAGCCTGATTGTGCGAGGCGCAGATGCCGTCGTCTCGGTGCTGGGGGTGTCGTTCACCCGTGAGCGGGTTGACACGTACTCGGTCGGCACCCGCGCCATCGTGGACGCGATGCGCGGCGCTGGCGTGCCACGCCTGATCGTGGTCAGCTCCACCGCGGCGCACCCGAGCCGGCGCCGTGCGGCACCGATCTCAATTCGGCTGATCGAGCCGATCATCACCCGGACTATCGGCAAGACGGTGTATGACGACATCCGGCGCATGGAAAGCATCGTGCGCGGCAGCAGGCTCGACTGGACCATTGTCCGCCCCTCGGGTCTGTTCGACCTTCCCGCACCAACCCACTACCTGTCCGGCGATATCGAACCCGTCGGCGCGTTCACCGCTCGCGTCGATCTGGCGGACTATCTGGTGGCGCTGACCGCTGATTCGTCCGCGGTGGGCAAAACCGTCGTTGTCTCGACCACCGAGGACACTCCGAGTGTGTGGCAGATGATTCGTCGGGAGGCCTCGTCGGGCAACGCACCCCGCCCCGCTGACCTACCGACGCGCCGGACCGGCGCCGAACGTGCCTGA
- a CDS encoding TetR/AcrR family transcriptional regulator has product MPGPRERMVVSAALLIRERGARATAIADVLQHSGAPRGSAYHYFPGGRTQLLCEAVDYAGEHVAAIITEPRDSLELLDTLIGKYREQLLASDFRAGCPIAAVAVEAGEGPDSERMTPVIEHAAAVFDRWSALIAQRFVGDGIPAGRANELAVFATSALEGALLLARVRRDLTPLESVHRQLHHLLLAELPEGKPR; this is encoded by the coding sequence ATGCCTGGCCCCCGTGAACGGATGGTCGTGTCTGCGGCCTTGCTGATCCGCGAGCGTGGCGCACGCGCCACGGCCATCGCCGATGTGCTACAGCACAGCGGCGCGCCGCGCGGGTCGGCCTACCACTACTTCCCGGGCGGGCGGACCCAGTTGCTGTGCGAGGCCGTCGACTACGCCGGTGAGCACGTCGCGGCCATCATCACCGAGCCGCGCGACAGCCTCGAACTGCTGGACACGCTGATCGGCAAGTACCGCGAGCAGTTGCTCGCCAGCGACTTTCGCGCGGGCTGCCCCATCGCGGCGGTGGCGGTCGAAGCCGGCGAGGGCCCCGACAGCGAGCGGATGACCCCGGTGATCGAGCATGCGGCGGCGGTGTTCGACCGCTGGTCAGCACTGATCGCGCAGCGCTTCGTCGGCGACGGCATACCTGCCGGCCGGGCCAACGAACTAGCGGTATTTGCCACATCGGCTCTGGAAGGCGCGCTGCTGCTGGCCCGGGTACGGCGTGACCTGACGCCGCTCGAATCGGTTCACCGCCAGTTGCACCACCTGCTACTGGCCGAGCTGCCGGAAGGGAAACCTCGATGA